A window of Tripterygium wilfordii isolate XIE 37 chromosome 7, ASM1340144v1, whole genome shotgun sequence contains these coding sequences:
- the LOC120002385 gene encoding ran-binding protein 1 homolog a-like, which translates to MASTEPDHREEEDAPAAEDEDTGAQIAPIVKLDEVAVSTGEEDEDPILDIKAKLYRFDKDGNQWKERGAGTVKFLKHKETGKVRLVMRQSKTLKICANHLVLPNMTVQEHAGNEKSCVWHATDFAEGELKKELFCIRFGSIENCKTFMGTFEEVAESQKKNEENKDATATAGLLEKLSVEEKRNEVKKGKEATAADSEEKETKCVAPKDDSDAETKPEKKD; encoded by the exons ATGGCAAGCACAGAGCCCGATCACAGAGAAGAGGAGGATGCCCCTGCCGCCGAGGATGAAGACACGGGAGCACAGATTGCCCCGATTGTCAAGCTCGACGAGGTCGCCGTTAGCACTGGCGAGGAGGATGAAGATCCTATTCTCGATAT CAAAGCAAAGTTATATAGATTTGATAAGGATGGGAACCAGTGGAAGGAGAGAGGCGCTGGCACTGTTAAGTTCTTGAAACACAAGGAGACCGGAAAGGTCCGCCTCGTTATGCGCCAATCCAAGACTCTCAAGATCTGTGCCAATCATCTCG TTTTGCCTAACATGACCGTGCAAGAACACGCTGGTAACGAGAAGTCGTGTGTTTGGCATGCAACTGATTTCGCCGAAGGTGAATTGAAGAAAGAGCTATTCTGCATCCGATTCGGATCTATTGAGA ATTGCAAAACATTTATGGGAACATTTGAAGAGGTTGCTGAGTCACAGAAAAAGAATGAGGAAAATAAGGATGCTACTGCTACTGCTGGGCTCTTGGAAAAGTTGAGTgttgaagaaaagagaaatgagGTAAAAAAGGGCAAGGAGGCAACTGCTGCTGATAGTGAGGAGAAGGAAACTAAGTGTGTTGCACCTAAGGATGACAGTGATGCCGAGACTAAGCCAGAGAAGAAAGACTAG